In Streptomyces sp. DG2A-72, one genomic interval encodes:
- a CDS encoding substrate-binding domain-containing protein — protein sequence MAADTLKSTSGASGASGLRRLLLDNGALTALIVLVIAMSALSGDFLTTDNLLNVGVQAAVTAILAFGVTFVIVSAGIDLSVGSVAALSATVLAWSATSEGIPVPIAVVLAVATGIACGLVNGFLISYGKLPPFIATLAMLSVARGLSLVISQGSPIAFPDSVSHLGDTLGGWLPVPVLVMVVMGLITAFVLGRTYIGRSMYAIGGNEEAARLSGLRVKKQKLAIYAFSGLFAAAAGIVLASRLSSAQPQAAQGYELDAIAAVVIGGASLAGGTGKASGTLIGALILAVLRNGLNLLSVSAFWQQVVIGVVIALAVLLDTVRRKAGATPVTTGGGGNKGKQAVTYLLAAVVAAATVGATSLLHTGSSSAAQQKVGLSLSTLNNPFFVQIRAGAQEEAKKLGVDLTVTDAQNDASQQANQLQNFTSEGLGSIIVNPVDSDAAGPAVQAANQAGIPVVGVDRGVNNAETAALVASDNVEGGKLGAKALAEKLGGQGTIVILQGQAGTSASRERGAGFAAGLKAYPGIKVVAKQPADFDRTKGLDVMTNLLQAHPDIDGVFAENDEMALGAIKALGSKAGKSVQVVGFDGTPDGLKAVETGTLYASVAQQPKQLGKIAVDNAVRAAEGKNVSTTVKVPVKVVTKENVAGFGG from the coding sequence GTGGCCGCTGACACGCTCAAGAGCACATCGGGCGCGAGTGGCGCCTCGGGGCTTCGCCGCCTCCTGCTCGACAACGGCGCGCTGACCGCGCTGATCGTCCTCGTCATCGCCATGTCGGCGCTGTCCGGCGACTTCCTGACGACGGACAACCTCCTCAACGTCGGCGTCCAGGCGGCCGTGACCGCCATCCTCGCCTTCGGCGTGACCTTCGTGATCGTCTCGGCGGGCATCGACCTGTCGGTGGGCTCGGTCGCCGCGCTGTCGGCCACCGTCCTTGCCTGGAGCGCCACTTCGGAAGGGATTCCGGTCCCGATAGCGGTCGTCCTCGCCGTCGCCACCGGTATCGCGTGCGGCCTGGTCAACGGCTTCCTGATCTCGTACGGCAAACTCCCGCCGTTCATCGCGACGCTCGCCATGCTCTCCGTGGCCCGCGGTCTGTCCCTGGTGATCTCGCAGGGCTCCCCCATCGCCTTCCCGGACTCCGTCTCGCACCTCGGTGACACGCTCGGCGGCTGGCTGCCCGTGCCCGTGCTCGTGATGGTCGTCATGGGGCTCATCACGGCCTTCGTGCTGGGACGGACGTACATCGGCCGCTCGATGTACGCGATCGGCGGCAACGAGGAAGCGGCCCGGCTGTCGGGTCTGCGGGTGAAGAAGCAGAAGCTCGCGATCTACGCCTTCTCCGGGCTGTTCGCCGCCGCCGCGGGCATCGTGCTCGCCTCGCGGCTGTCCTCCGCGCAGCCGCAGGCCGCGCAGGGGTACGAACTGGACGCGATCGCCGCGGTCGTCATCGGTGGCGCCTCGCTCGCCGGCGGTACCGGCAAGGCGTCCGGCACGCTGATCGGCGCGCTGATCCTGGCGGTGCTGCGCAACGGCCTCAACCTCCTGTCGGTGTCCGCCTTCTGGCAGCAGGTCGTCATCGGTGTCGTGATCGCGCTGGCGGTGCTGCTGGACACCGTGCGCCGCAAGGCCGGGGCGACTCCGGTGACGACCGGCGGGGGCGGCAACAAGGGCAAGCAGGCGGTGACGTACCTCCTCGCCGCCGTGGTCGCGGCGGCGACAGTCGGCGCCACCTCCCTCCTGCACACCGGCTCGTCGAGTGCGGCCCAGCAGAAGGTGGGCCTGTCCCTGTCGACCCTCAACAACCCCTTCTTCGTGCAGATCCGGGCCGGTGCCCAGGAGGAGGCGAAGAAGCTGGGCGTCGACCTGACCGTCACCGACGCGCAGAACGACGCCTCGCAACAGGCCAACCAGCTGCAGAACTTCACCAGCGAGGGCCTCGGCTCGATCATCGTGAACCCGGTCGACTCGGACGCGGCGGGCCCGGCGGTACAGGCCGCCAACCAGGCCGGCATCCCCGTCGTCGGCGTCGACCGCGGCGTCAACAACGCGGAGACCGCCGCGCTGGTCGCCTCCGACAACGTCGAGGGCGGCAAGCTGGGCGCCAAGGCACTCGCCGAGAAGCTGGGCGGCCAGGGCACGATCGTGATCCTCCAGGGCCAGGCCGGTACGTCCGCCAGCCGTGAGCGGGGCGCGGGCTTCGCGGCCGGGCTGAAGGCCTACCCGGGCATCAAGGTCGTCGCCAAGCAGCCCGCGGACTTCGACCGCACCAAGGGCCTCGACGTGATGACGAACCTCCTCCAGGCCCACCCCGACATCGACGGGGTCTTCGCCGAGAACGACGAGATGGCGCTCGGCGCGATCAAGGCGCTGGGGTCGAAGGCCGGGAAGTCGGTCCAGGTCGTCGGTTTCGACGGCACTCCGGACGGTCTGAAGGCAGTCGAGACAGGCACGCTGTACGCATCCGTGGCGCAGCAGCCCAAGCAACTCGGGAAGATCGCCGTGGACAACGCCGTCCGGGCGGCCGAGGGGAAGAACGTCAGCACGACGGTGAAGGTGCCGGTGAAGGTGGTCACGAAGGAGAACGTGGCCGGCTTCGGCGGCTGA
- a CDS encoding dihydrodipicolinate synthase family protein produces MTIRLPDAEGGLRAYEPRPEPLAVTPGAPFTSRTVFSAAHVVADPFADVSPDSPAAVDWDATLAFRRHLWSHGLGVAEAMDTAQRGMGLDWAGAAELIRRSAAEAKAVGGRIACGVGTDQIVKGSLPEVRAAYEEQLALVEESGAQAILMASRALAATAFDPGDYLEVYGHLLRQATEPVILHWLGPMFDPALEGYWGSSDLDAATDTFLEVIAAHPDKVEGIKVSLLDAQREIDIRRRLPQGVRCYTGDDFNYPELIAGDEQGFSHALLGIFDPLGPLAAEAVRALDTGDAAGFRALLDPTVELSRHLFQAPTRFYKTGVVFLAWLAGHQSHFTMVGGLQSARSLPHFARAYELADGLGLFPDPKLAEERMKNLLSLYGVNQ; encoded by the coding sequence GTGACCATCCGACTCCCGGACGCCGAAGGCGGGTTGAGGGCATACGAGCCCCGCCCCGAACCCCTCGCCGTCACCCCCGGCGCCCCCTTCACCTCTCGTACGGTCTTCTCGGCGGCCCATGTCGTCGCCGACCCGTTCGCCGATGTCAGCCCCGACTCGCCCGCCGCCGTCGACTGGGACGCCACCCTCGCCTTCCGCCGCCACCTGTGGTCCCACGGACTCGGTGTCGCCGAGGCGATGGACACCGCCCAGCGGGGGATGGGGCTGGACTGGGCGGGCGCGGCCGAGCTGATCCGGCGCAGCGCCGCCGAGGCGAAGGCGGTGGGCGGCCGGATCGCCTGCGGTGTCGGCACCGACCAGATCGTCAAGGGCTCCCTGCCCGAGGTCCGGGCGGCGTACGAGGAGCAGCTGGCGCTGGTCGAGGAGAGCGGCGCGCAGGCGATCCTGATGGCCTCCCGCGCGCTGGCCGCCACCGCGTTCGATCCCGGGGACTACCTGGAGGTCTACGGCCACCTCCTGCGCCAGGCCACCGAGCCCGTGATCCTGCACTGGCTCGGCCCCATGTTCGACCCGGCGCTGGAGGGCTACTGGGGCTCGTCCGACCTCGACGCGGCCACGGACACCTTCCTGGAGGTCATCGCCGCCCACCCCGACAAGGTGGAAGGCATCAAGGTCTCGCTGCTGGACGCCCAGCGCGAGATCGACATCCGCCGCCGGCTCCCGCAGGGCGTCCGCTGCTACACCGGCGACGACTTCAACTACCCCGAGCTGATCGCGGGCGACGAGCAGGGCTTCAGTCACGCCCTGCTCGGCATCTTCGACCCGCTGGGGCCGCTGGCGGCCGAGGCGGTACGGGCGCTGGACACCGGGGACGCGGCCGGCTTCCGGGCGCTGCTGGACCCCACCGTCGAGCTGTCCCGCCATCTCTTCCAGGCCCCGACCCGCTTCTACAAGACGGGCGTGGTCTTCCTGGCCTGGCTCGCGGGCCACCAGTCCCACTTCACGATGGTCGGCGGCCTGCAGTCGGCCCGCTCCCTCCCGCACTTCGCCCGCGCCTACGAACTCGCCGACGGACTGGGCCTGTTCCCGGACCCGAAGCTGGCGGAGGAGCGGATGAAGAACCTGCTGAGCCTGTACGGAGTGAACCAGTGA
- the rbsD gene encoding D-ribose pyranase, which yields MKKAGILNRHLSGALAELGHGDGVLVCDAGMPIPDGPRVVDLAFRAGVPSFAEVLDGLLAELVVEGATAATEVRDANPAASALLDGRFPELELVSHEKLKDLTAHARLVVRTGEAQPYANVLLRCGVFF from the coding sequence GTGAAGAAGGCGGGCATCCTCAACCGTCATCTCTCCGGTGCCCTGGCCGAGCTGGGCCACGGGGACGGGGTGCTGGTGTGCGACGCCGGCATGCCGATACCGGACGGGCCCCGCGTCGTGGACCTGGCGTTCCGGGCCGGGGTGCCGTCCTTCGCCGAGGTGCTGGACGGTCTGCTGGCCGAGTTGGTCGTCGAGGGCGCGACGGCGGCGACGGAGGTGCGGGACGCCAATCCGGCGGCTTCGGCGCTGCTGGACGGCCGCTTCCCCGAGCTGGAGCTGGTCTCCCACGAGAAGCTCAAGGATCTGACGGCGCACGCCCGGCTGGTCGTACGGACGGGGGAAGCACAGCCGTACGCGAATGTGCTGCTGAGGTGCGGAGTCTTCTTCTAG
- a CDS encoding sugar phosphate isomerase/epimerase, producing MTGLERFSINQMTVKQLSMPELADACGKLGIRNVGLWREPVQSYGLEATAKLVREAGLTVTTLCRGGFFTAIDPQERAKALDDNRRAVDEAATLGTDTLVLVSGGLPAGSKDLHGARERIADALGELGPYAESHGVRLAIEPLHPMYAADRCVVSTLTQALDLAERFPARQVGVTVDTYHIWWDDNAPAQIARAGAGGRIHTFQLADWTTPLPEGVLNGRGQIGDGSIDMREWQGYVEAAGYTGPIEVELFNDALWARDGREVLAETAARFVEHTAG from the coding sequence GTGACCGGCCTCGAACGCTTCAGCATCAACCAGATGACGGTGAAGCAGCTGAGCATGCCCGAACTGGCCGATGCCTGCGGCAAGCTGGGCATCCGCAACGTCGGGCTCTGGCGTGAGCCGGTCCAGTCGTACGGCCTGGAGGCCACCGCCAAACTGGTTCGCGAGGCGGGCCTGACGGTGACGACGCTGTGCCGCGGCGGCTTCTTCACGGCGATCGACCCGCAGGAGCGGGCCAAGGCCCTCGACGACAACCGCCGTGCGGTCGACGAGGCGGCCACGCTCGGCACGGACACGCTGGTCCTGGTCTCGGGCGGCCTGCCAGCGGGCTCCAAGGACCTGCACGGCGCGCGGGAGCGGATCGCCGACGCGCTGGGCGAGTTGGGGCCGTACGCCGAATCCCACGGCGTACGGCTGGCGATCGAGCCGCTGCACCCGATGTACGCGGCGGACCGCTGCGTGGTCTCCACCCTGACCCAGGCCCTCGACCTCGCGGAACGCTTCCCCGCGCGGCAGGTCGGCGTCACGGTGGACACGTACCACATCTGGTGGGACGACAACGCGCCCGCGCAGATCGCCCGCGCGGGTGCCGGCGGCCGTATCCACACCTTCCAGCTCGCCGACTGGACCACCCCGCTGCCGGAGGGCGTGCTGAACGGCCGCGGTCAGATCGGGGACGGCTCGATCGACATGCGGGAGTGGCAGGGGTACGTCGAGGCGGCCGGGTACACCGGGCCCATCGAGGTCGAGCTGTTCAACGACGCGTTGTGGGCCCGGGACGGGCGGGAGGTGCTGGCGGAGACGGCGGCGCGGTTCGTCGAGCACACGGCCGGGTGA
- a CDS encoding LacI family DNA-binding transcriptional regulator translates to MAGIKDVAAEAGVSVATVSRVLNDHPSVSADARTRVLAAVETLDYRPNAVARSLRTDQTHTLGLVISDVLNPYFTELARSVEEEARALGYSVIIGNADERPELQDHHVRNLLDRRIDGLLVSPTDGGSPLMLDAARRTPMVFVDRWIPGVDVPVVRADGRAAVRDLVAHLHGLGHRRLAIIAGPAATTTGSERVEAFRQALAEYGIPLPDAYIGQGDFQAESGRRVTDGFLDLAEPPEVVFAADNLMALGALDAVRARGLRVPRDIALAAFDDIRWFVHTDPPITAIAQPTGELGRAAVRALVDRIEGRPGESVTLAARLVVRRSCGENPEQNRSTS, encoded by the coding sequence ATGGCGGGCATCAAGGACGTCGCTGCCGAGGCGGGGGTTTCCGTCGCCACGGTGTCGCGTGTCCTGAACGACCATCCGTCGGTCAGCGCGGACGCGCGCACGCGCGTGCTGGCCGCCGTCGAGACGCTGGACTACCGTCCGAACGCCGTCGCCCGCTCGCTGCGTACCGACCAGACCCACACCCTCGGCCTGGTCATCAGCGATGTGCTGAACCCGTACTTCACCGAGCTGGCCCGCTCCGTCGAGGAGGAGGCCCGCGCGCTCGGCTACAGCGTGATCATCGGGAACGCCGACGAGCGGCCCGAATTGCAGGACCACCACGTGCGGAATCTGCTCGACCGGCGGATCGACGGGCTGCTGGTCTCCCCCACCGACGGCGGCTCCCCGCTGATGCTGGACGCCGCGCGCAGGACGCCGATGGTGTTCGTGGACCGGTGGATTCCGGGTGTCGACGTACCCGTGGTGCGCGCCGACGGGCGGGCCGCCGTACGGGATCTCGTCGCGCATCTGCACGGGCTCGGCCATCGGCGGCTCGCCATCATCGCGGGCCCCGCCGCCACCACCACCGGCAGCGAGCGCGTCGAGGCCTTCCGTCAGGCCCTGGCCGAGTACGGGATTCCGCTCCCGGACGCCTACATAGGACAGGGCGACTTCCAGGCCGAGAGCGGACGCCGGGTCACCGACGGCTTCCTCGATCTGGCCGAGCCGCCCGAGGTCGTCTTCGCCGCCGACAACCTGATGGCGCTCGGCGCGCTGGACGCCGTACGCGCGCGCGGGCTGCGAGTGCCACGTGACATAGCGCTGGCCGCGTTCGACGACATCCGCTGGTTCGTGCACACCGATCCCCCGATCACCGCCATCGCCCAGCCGACCGGCGAGCTGGGCCGGGCCGCCGTCCGGGCGCTCGTCGACCGCATCGAAGGGCGGCCCGGCGAGTCCGTCACTCTCGCCGCCCGGCTCGTCGTACGCCGCTCGTGCGGCGAGAACCCCGAACAGAACAGGAGCACGTCGTGA
- a CDS encoding sugar ABC transporter ATP-binding protein, which translates to MSNEDELLRIEGIRKSFPGVVALDGVDFDLRRGEVHVLLGENGAGKSTLIKMLSGAYHPDGGRVLVDGKETHIRGAQDAERLGIATIYQEFNLVPDLTVAENIFLGRQPRRYGMIDRKRMEAEAAVLLERVGVNVSPRARVRELGIARLQMVEIAKALSLHARVLIMDEPTAVLTSEEVEKLFSIVRTLREDGVGIVFITHHLEEIAALGDRVTVIRDGRSVGQVPAATPEDELVRLMVGRSIDQQYPRERADTGDALLKVEGLTRDGVFHDVSFEVRAGEVVGIAGLVGAGRTEVVRAVFGADPYDKGAVKVSGSPVPKYDVNAAMTAGIGLIPEDRKGQGLVLDASVEENLGLVTMRAASRAGLVDLRGQREAAARIAGQLGVRMAGLGQHVRTLSGGNQQKVVIGKWLLADTKVLILDEPTRGIDVGAKVEIYQLINELTAAGAAVLMISSDLPEVLGMSDRVLVMAQGRIAGELAADEATQDAVMALAVSTPTTEREATRGR; encoded by the coding sequence GTGAGCAACGAGGACGAGTTGCTGCGCATCGAGGGCATACGCAAGTCCTTCCCCGGTGTGGTCGCGCTCGACGGCGTCGACTTCGACCTGCGCCGGGGCGAGGTGCATGTGCTGCTCGGCGAGAACGGCGCCGGCAAGAGCACGCTGATCAAGATGCTGTCGGGCGCCTACCACCCCGACGGGGGCCGCGTCCTGGTCGACGGCAAGGAGACGCACATCCGCGGGGCGCAGGACGCCGAGCGGCTGGGCATCGCCACCATCTACCAGGAGTTCAACCTCGTTCCCGATCTGACGGTCGCCGAGAACATCTTCCTGGGCCGCCAGCCGCGCCGCTACGGGATGATCGACCGCAAGCGGATGGAGGCCGAGGCCGCCGTCCTGCTGGAGCGGGTCGGCGTCAACGTGTCGCCCCGCGCGCGTGTCCGTGAACTCGGCATCGCCCGCCTCCAGATGGTCGAGATCGCGAAGGCACTCAGCCTCCACGCGCGCGTGCTCATCATGGACGAGCCGACCGCCGTGCTCACCTCCGAGGAGGTCGAGAAGCTCTTCTCCATCGTGCGCACGCTGCGCGAGGACGGCGTCGGCATCGTCTTCATCACGCATCACCTGGAGGAGATCGCCGCCCTCGGAGACCGGGTCACGGTCATCCGGGACGGCAGGTCCGTCGGACAGGTCCCCGCCGCCACGCCCGAGGACGAGCTCGTACGCCTGATGGTCGGGCGGTCGATCGACCAGCAGTACCCGCGGGAGCGCGCCGACACCGGGGACGCCCTGCTCAAGGTGGAGGGGCTCACCAGGGACGGCGTCTTCCACGACGTGTCCTTCGAGGTGCGCGCCGGTGAGGTCGTCGGGATCGCCGGGCTCGTGGGAGCCGGTCGTACGGAGGTCGTGCGGGCCGTGTTCGGCGCCGACCCGTACGACAAGGGCGCCGTGAAGGTCTCCGGTTCCCCGGTTCCCAAGTACGACGTCAACGCGGCGATGACCGCGGGCATCGGGCTGATCCCCGAGGACCGCAAGGGCCAGGGCCTGGTGCTCGATGCCTCCGTCGAGGAGAACCTCGGTCTGGTCACGATGCGGGCCGCCTCCCGTGCCGGTCTCGTCGACCTCAGGGGGCAGCGCGAGGCCGCCGCGCGCATCGCAGGGCAGCTCGGCGTGCGGATGGCCGGACTCGGCCAGCACGTACGGACGTTGTCCGGTGGCAACCAGCAGAAGGTCGTCATCGGCAAATGGCTGCTCGCCGACACCAAGGTGCTGATCCTCGACGAGCCGACGCGCGGGATCGACGTGGGCGCCAAGGTCGAGATCTACCAGCTGATCAATGAACTGACGGCCGCCGGTGCCGCCGTACTGATGATCTCCAGCGATCTGCCCGAGGTGCTCGGCATGAGCGACCGGGTGCTGGTGATGGCCCAGGGCCGGATCGCGGGCGAACTGGCCGCCGACGAAGCAACGCAGGACGCGGTGATGGCGCTCGCCGTCAGCACGCCCACGACAGAAAGGGAGGCCACCCGTGGCCGCTGA
- a CDS encoding ribokinase, which translates to MYDYDLLVVGSANADLVIGVERRPAAGETVLGSDLAVHPGGKGANQAVAAARLGARTVLLARVGDDANGRLLLDSQRAAGVDTVGVLVGGAPTGVALITVDPSGDNSIVVSPGANARLTPPDVRVAASLFQASRVVSAQLEIPLETVVEVARNIADGSRFVLNPSPPRPLPSELLAACDPLIVNEHEAKVILGEAAVGDSPEDWARILLAKGPRSVVVTLGADGALVASDEGVTRVPSVKVNAVDTTGAGDAFTGALAWKLGAGASLVEAAAYAARVGAAAVTKPGAQESFPTAAEVDAL; encoded by the coding sequence ATGTACGACTACGACCTCCTGGTCGTGGGGTCCGCCAACGCCGACCTGGTGATCGGCGTCGAGCGGAGGCCCGCCGCCGGGGAGACGGTGCTCGGCTCCGACCTGGCCGTCCACCCCGGCGGCAAGGGCGCGAACCAGGCGGTCGCCGCCGCCCGGCTCGGGGCCCGTACGGTGCTGCTGGCCCGGGTCGGCGACGACGCCAACGGCCGGCTGCTGCTCGACTCGCAGCGGGCGGCCGGCGTCGACACGGTGGGCGTCCTGGTCGGCGGCGCGCCGACCGGGGTGGCGCTGATCACCGTGGACCCGTCCGGGGACAACAGCATCGTGGTCTCGCCGGGCGCCAACGCCCGTCTGACACCACCGGACGTACGGGTCGCCGCCAGCCTCTTCCAGGCGTCCCGGGTGGTCTCGGCGCAGCTGGAGATTCCGCTGGAGACGGTCGTGGAGGTGGCGAGGAACATCGCGGACGGCAGCCGCTTCGTACTGAACCCGTCCCCGCCGCGCCCCCTCCCGTCCGAACTCCTCGCCGCCTGCGACCCGTTGATCGTGAACGAGCACGAGGCGAAGGTGATCCTGGGCGAGGCCGCCGTGGGGGATTCCCCCGAGGACTGGGCGCGGATCCTGCTCGCGAAGGGCCCGCGGTCGGTCGTCGTGACCCTGGGCGCGGACGGTGCGCTGGTGGCCTCCGACGAGGGTGTCACCCGGGTCCCGTCCGTGAAGGTGAACGCCGTGGACACGACGGGCGCGGGCGACGCGTTCACCGGCGCGCTGGCCTGGAAGCTGGGCGCGGGCGCGTCCCTGGTCGAGGCGGCGGCGTACGCGGCCCGGGTCGGAGCGGCGGCCGTCACGAAGCCGGGCGCGCAGGAGTCGTTTCCTACGGCGGCAGAGGTGGATGCCCTGTGA
- a CDS encoding AraC family transcriptional regulator, with protein sequence MPSTTRGLPEGLHGLSGILRPARALMQEFTTEVVPAAERFDLWQDISARTYMPHLLRTDCRDDFRATLRTLPLGDVQISSVAFEHLVSVRTTRLIRRKGVVAQDGHDRAFRAGDLLFIDSSLPYESWHRMSSDTASTVIVAMPRTVLPLPPRTVRRLLAPPIPLDRGLGGVLYRWLADIAARADEFTEADVPTLASVTTDLLASVFGDCPDAEDALTPEARRRALHTRIRDFIDQNLGDPSLSPAGVAAAHGISVRHRRLERCRRDLADPRLRARSIQTVAARRTRIPHRSMRESSRSVHSRPRIRALCLDILLHGGSGYGGSLPVSARQ encoded by the coding sequence ATGCCAAGTACGACCCGCGGGCTGCCGGAAGGGTTGCACGGTCTCTCCGGAATTCTTCGGCCCGCCCGCGCGCTGATGCAGGAGTTCACGACCGAGGTGGTGCCTGCCGCTGAGCGGTTCGACCTGTGGCAGGACATCAGCGCGCGCACCTACATGCCCCATCTGCTGCGCACCGACTGCCGGGACGACTTCCGCGCCACGCTGCGCACGCTGCCGCTCGGTGATGTGCAGATCTCCTCGGTGGCCTTCGAGCATCTGGTGTCCGTCCGCACGACGCGGCTCATCCGGCGCAAGGGAGTCGTCGCACAGGACGGGCACGACCGGGCCTTCCGCGCCGGGGACCTCCTGTTCATCGACAGCAGCCTGCCGTACGAGTCCTGGCACCGCATGTCGTCGGACACCGCGTCGACGGTGATCGTCGCGATGCCGCGCACGGTGCTGCCGCTGCCGCCGCGGACGGTACGGCGGCTGCTGGCCCCGCCGATTCCGCTGGACCGGGGCCTGGGCGGGGTGCTGTACCGCTGGCTGGCCGACATCGCGGCCCGCGCCGACGAGTTCACCGAGGCCGATGTGCCGACGCTCGCCTCGGTGACCACGGATCTGCTCGCGTCCGTGTTCGGCGACTGTCCGGACGCCGAGGACGCGCTGACGCCGGAGGCCCGCCGCCGCGCCCTGCACACCCGGATCCGGGACTTCATCGACCAGAACCTCGGCGATCCGTCGCTCTCTCCGGCGGGTGTCGCGGCAGCCCACGGCATCTCGGTACGCCACCGCCGCCTGGAGCGCTGCCGCCGCGACCTCGCCGACCCCCGCCTGCGCGCCCGCTCCATCCAGACGGTGGCGGCCCGACGGACCCGCATACCGCACAGAAGCATGCGGGAATCGTCAAGATCCGTGCACTCCCGGCCAAGGATCCGGGCGCTTTGCCTTGACATCCTGTTGCACGGGGGAAGCGGGTACGGCGGCTCACTGCCGGTGTCGGCGCGGCAGTGA
- a CDS encoding Gfo/Idh/MocA family protein, producing MTRKTVRIAMNGVTGRMGYRQHLVRSILALREQGGLDLGDGTVLWPEPILVGRREHALRALAEQHGLGLENISTDVDTVLADPTVDIYFDAQVTSAREEALKKAIAAGKHIYTEKPTATGLEGALELAKLAADAGIKHGVVQDKLFLPGLLKLKRLIDGGFFGRILSIRGEFGYWVFEGDWQAAQRPSWNYRAEDGGGIVVDMFPHWEYVLHELFGRVKSVQAIATTHIPQRWDENGKPYDATADDAAYGIFELDGGAIAQINSSWAVRVNRDELVEFQVDGTEGSAVAGLRNCRVQHRSATPKPVWNPDIPATEVFRDQWQEVPDNAEFDNGFKAQWELFLRHVYADAPYHWDLLAGARGVQLAELGLKSSAEGVRLDVPEIAL from the coding sequence GTGACACGCAAGACGGTGCGTATCGCCATGAACGGTGTGACCGGGCGCATGGGTTACCGCCAGCACCTGGTCCGCTCGATCCTGGCCCTCCGTGAACAGGGCGGCCTCGACCTCGGCGACGGCACCGTGCTGTGGCCGGAGCCGATCCTGGTCGGCCGCCGCGAGCACGCGCTCAGGGCGCTCGCCGAGCAGCACGGCCTGGGTCTGGAAAACATCTCGACCGACGTCGACACGGTCCTCGCCGACCCGACCGTCGACATCTACTTCGACGCCCAGGTGACCTCCGCCCGTGAGGAGGCGCTGAAGAAGGCCATCGCCGCGGGCAAGCACATCTACACCGAGAAGCCGACCGCCACCGGCCTTGAGGGCGCCCTGGAGCTGGCGAAGCTCGCCGCCGACGCCGGCATCAAGCACGGCGTCGTCCAGGACAAGCTCTTCCTCCCCGGCCTGCTCAAGCTCAAGCGCCTGATCGACGGCGGCTTCTTCGGCCGCATCCTGTCCATCCGCGGCGAGTTCGGCTACTGGGTCTTCGAGGGCGACTGGCAGGCCGCCCAGCGCCCCTCCTGGAACTACCGTGCGGAGGACGGCGGCGGCATCGTCGTCGACATGTTCCCGCACTGGGAGTACGTCCTGCACGAGCTGTTCGGCCGGGTGAAGTCCGTCCAGGCCATCGCCACCACCCACATCCCGCAGCGCTGGGACGAGAACGGCAAGCCCTACGACGCCACCGCCGATGACGCGGCGTACGGCATCTTCGAGCTGGACGGCGGCGCGATCGCCCAGATCAACTCCTCCTGGGCCGTCCGCGTCAACCGCGACGAGCTGGTGGAGTTCCAGGTCGACGGTACGGAGGGCTCGGCGGTCGCCGGTCTGCGCAACTGCCGCGTCCAGCACCGGTCCGCCACCCCCAAGCCGGTGTGGAACCCGGACATCCCCGCCACCGAGGTCTTCCGCGACCAGTGGCAGGAGGTGCCCGACAACGCCGAGTTCGACAACGGCTTCAAGGCCCAGTGGGAGCTGTTCCTCAGGCACGTCTACGCCGACGCCCCCTACCACTGGGACCTCCTCGCCGGCGCCCGAGGCGTCCAGCTCGCCGAACTGGGCCTGAAGTCCTCGGCCGAGGGCGTCCGTCTCGATGTACCGGAGATCGCGCTGTGA